In the genome of Candidatus Cloacimonadota bacterium, the window TGTTCAAGTGGGCGACGGAATTGCCCGTGTGTATGGAATGAACAACGTGATGGCTGGCGAAATGATAGAATTTCCCGGTGGAATTGTAGGAATGGCTTTGAACCTGGAAGAAGACAATGTTGGATGTATTATTTTTGGTGAAGGTGAAAAAATCAAAGAAGGCGATATTGCCAAACGAACCAAGAAAATTCTCCAGGTTCCGGTTGGAAAAGCAATGCTGGGACGCGTAGTAAATTCGCTGGGAGAACCAATCGACGGCAAAGGAAAAATTAAAGCCGAAGAACATAATCCTGTGGAACGCAAAGCTTTGGGTATTATTCAACGTCAGCCGGTAAAAGAACCACTGCAGACAGGACTCAAAGCTATTGACTCCATGGTTCCGATCGGTCGCGGTCAGCGAGAATTGATAATTGGGGACAGGCAGACTGGTAAAACAGCTATTGCAGTCGATACTATTTTAAACCAGAAAGATACCGACGTTATTTGTATTTATGTAGCAATCGGGCAGAAAAAATCTTCCGTAGCAAAATTGGTAAAAATCCTGGAACAGCATCAAGCCATGGAATATACTATCGTGGTTGCAGCCACTGCATCCGAATCAGCATCATTACAATATCTGGCACCATTTTCCGGTTGCACAATCGGAGAATTTTTCCGCGATAAAGGCAAACATGCTCTAATAATTTATGATGATCTTTCCAAACAGGCTGTTGCTTACAGAGAATTATCGCTGCTGCTGCGCCGTCCTCCCGGTCGTGAAGCTTATCCCGGCGATGTTTTTTATCTTCATTCCCGTCTTTTGGAGCGTGCTTCCAAATTGAACGAAAAATTGGGTGGCGGATCGTTGACAGCTCTTCCGATCATCGAAACTCAAGCTGATGACATTACTGCCTACATTCCTACGAACGTAATCTCGATCACAGATGGACAGATCTATCTGAGTACCAGATTATTCCATTCTGGAATCAGGCCAGCTATCAACGCCGGACTTTCCGTTTCTCGTGTGGGTGGGAGTGCTCAGATCAAAGCAATGAAAGCTGTTACCGGGCAAATGCGTTTAGACTTGGCTCAATATACAGAATTAGAAGCTTTTGCCAAGTTTGGTTCCGATCTGGATAAAGCAACTCAAGCTCAACTTCGTCGTGGTGAAAGATTGATTGAAATCCTAAAGCAAGATCAATACGAACCTCTTCCGATAGCTAAACAGATTTTTATTATCTTCATGGCAAACGAAGGCTATCTGGATGAAATCGAAAAAGGAAATGTAAAGAAAGTTGAAGAAGAACTTTTTAACACTTTGGATGCACAATACAAAGATTTCA includes:
- the atpA gene encoding F0F1 ATP synthase subunit alpha; translation: MKIQPEEISSILKDKINNFKFEIDIAETGKVVQVGDGIARVYGMNNVMAGEMIEFPGGIVGMALNLEEDNVGCIIFGEGEKIKEGDIAKRTKKILQVPVGKAMLGRVVNSLGEPIDGKGKIKAEEHNPVERKALGIIQRQPVKEPLQTGLKAIDSMVPIGRGQRELIIGDRQTGKTAIAVDTILNQKDTDVICIYVAIGQKKSSVAKLVKILEQHQAMEYTIVVAATASESASLQYLAPFSGCTIGEFFRDKGKHALIIYDDLSKQAVAYRELSLLLRRPPGREAYPGDVFYLHSRLLERASKLNEKLGGGSLTALPIIETQADDITAYIPTNVISITDGQIYLSTRLFHSGIRPAINAGLSVSRVGGSAQIKAMKAVTGQMRLDLAQYTELEAFAKFGSDLDKATQAQLRRGERLIEILKQDQYEPLPIAKQIFIIFMANEGYLDEIEKGNVKKVEEELFNTLDAQYKDFMKELIKGKISDENKEKMHDICKKVIAKF